One part of the Streptomyces sp. NBC_00286 genome encodes these proteins:
- a CDS encoding MFS transporter, translated as MRWWSVANLVSNAGTWMQLTVQNLLVLQITGSAATTGLSVSVQAAPALLMSLAGGAAVDRWPRKLTAGVSQALLGLVAFVTAVLVAVDQLNVPVLMVLAAVTGLIATVDAPACSLLGNDLVRTEDVPSAIGVGSLVSNAGRLAGTALAGLTVGFFGTAAAYAANGVSFLFVASVIPFLRPVYKAARRSEVPAPAIPAQRGSKSVGQDMTMREGLAFFMRRPRLVALAGVTGISAVFGRNYSLTLAVLVTGPLAGGAGAFGTVSTVLAVGGIVGAVLGARLRRPSVRLVGTLAAAGGLLQAVAGLSPSLVLLLVLVLPMAVVESVSDTAGTTVLQTDPPAHLRGRVLGVWGSIRTAWGLAGPPALGLLMELAGARGALVAGGLIIAGSIGAGYVLRERRTAKPVVVRTEERDVSARPGLSTAA; from the coding sequence ATGCGCTGGTGGTCCGTCGCGAACCTCGTGTCGAACGCCGGTACGTGGATGCAGCTCACGGTGCAGAACCTGCTGGTCCTGCAGATCACCGGTTCCGCCGCCACCACGGGTCTCTCCGTGTCGGTGCAGGCCGCGCCCGCTCTGCTCATGAGCCTCGCCGGCGGTGCGGCCGTGGACCGCTGGCCCCGCAAGCTGACCGCGGGCGTCAGCCAGGCGCTGCTCGGCCTGGTTGCGTTCGTGACGGCCGTCCTGGTGGCGGTCGATCAGCTGAACGTGCCTGTGCTGATGGTGCTGGCCGCCGTTACGGGTCTCATCGCCACGGTCGACGCGCCGGCGTGCTCGCTGCTGGGCAACGATCTCGTACGTACGGAGGACGTTCCCTCCGCGATCGGGGTGGGCTCGCTGGTGTCCAACGCGGGCCGGCTCGCCGGTACCGCGCTGGCCGGGCTGACGGTCGGCTTCTTCGGCACGGCGGCCGCGTACGCCGCGAACGGGGTGTCCTTTCTGTTCGTCGCCTCGGTCATTCCGTTTCTCCGGCCGGTTTACAAGGCGGCCCGGCGTTCTGAGGTTCCGGCTCCTGCGATTCCGGCTCAGCGTGGGTCCAAGAGCGTGGGTCAGGACATGACCATGCGGGAGGGGCTGGCGTTCTTCATGCGCCGCCCGCGGCTGGTCGCACTGGCCGGCGTGACCGGGATCAGCGCGGTGTTCGGGCGGAACTACAGCCTCACGCTGGCGGTGCTCGTCACCGGGCCGCTCGCCGGGGGCGCCGGGGCGTTCGGCACGGTCTCCACTGTTCTCGCCGTCGGTGGCATCGTCGGCGCCGTCCTGGGTGCCCGGCTGCGGCGGCCCTCTGTGCGGCTCGTGGGGACCTTGGCTGCGGCGGGCGGGCTGCTCCAGGCGGTGGCGGGGCTGTCGCCGTCGCTCGTGCTGCTGCTGGTCCTCGTCCTGCCGATGGCCGTGGTGGAGTCCGTCTCCGACACCGCCGGGACTACGGTCCTGCAGACCGACCCGCCTGCTCATCTGCGGGGACGTGTGCTCGGGGTCTGGGGCAGCATCCGTACGGCCTGGGGTCTCGCTGGGCCGCCTGCGCTGGGGCTCCTCATGGAGCTGGCGGGGGCGCGGGGGGCGCTCGTGGCGGGAGGGCTGATCATCGCCGGTTCGATCGGGGCGGGTTACGTACTCCGGGAACGCCGGACCGCTAAGCCGGTGGTCGTCCGGACCGAGGAACGCGACGTGAGCGCGCGGCCCGGGTTGAGCACCGCGGCCTGA
- a CDS encoding DUF2795 domain-containing protein, which produces MADVSPIDLQKALSGVDYPADPKKLAKAARDNGAPKELTERISHLGKKKFENPAEVSKAVFGSQ; this is translated from the coding sequence ATGGCAGACGTCAGCCCCATCGACCTGCAGAAGGCCTTGTCCGGCGTGGACTACCCGGCCGACCCCAAGAAGCTTGCGAAGGCCGCCCGGGACAACGGCGCGCCGAAGGAACTCACCGAGCGCATCTCGCACCTGGGGAAGAAGAAGTTCGAGAACCCGGCCGAGGTGAGCAAGGCCGTCTTCGGCAGCCAGTGA
- a CDS encoding nucleotidyltransferase family protein: MARGAAEGSRPPDARVAEQLPPDRHQAILEATKQVAALLKRQGHDFALAGSVAVYAHGGEGSLQHDADFCIRPEDAEAVAATLEDAGLTVYAPPEDWLLKAKCLGQDVDLIFGLAHGPVSSELLGRAQELSVDSVQMPVLAPTDLLRSLLAAFSEHHCDFGAVLPIARLLREKVDWALIRREFGDVPMPAAFLYLLERLDVIAPQGGDQ, translated from the coding sequence CTGGCGCGCGGTGCGGCCGAGGGGAGCCGTCCGCCCGATGCGCGCGTTGCCGAGCAGCTTCCGCCCGACCGCCACCAGGCGATCCTGGAGGCGACCAAGCAGGTAGCCGCCCTGCTGAAGAGGCAGGGGCACGACTTCGCTCTCGCCGGGAGTGTCGCCGTCTACGCGCACGGCGGGGAAGGCAGCCTCCAGCACGATGCCGACTTCTGCATCAGGCCCGAGGACGCCGAAGCGGTCGCGGCCACGCTGGAGGACGCGGGCCTGACGGTGTACGCGCCTCCCGAGGACTGGCTGCTGAAGGCCAAGTGCCTCGGGCAGGACGTGGACCTGATCTTCGGGCTGGCCCATGGGCCGGTCAGCAGCGAGTTGCTCGGCAGGGCGCAGGAACTGTCGGTGGACTCCGTACAGATGCCCGTCCTGGCACCCACCGATCTGCTGCGGAGTCTGCTCGCCGCCTTCTCCGAGCACCACTGCGATTTCGGCGCCGTCCTGCCGATCGCCCGGCTGCTGCGCGAGAAGGTCGACTGGGCGCTGATCCGCCGCGAGTTCGGGGACGTACCCATGCCGGCCGCATTTCTGTACTTGCTGGAGCGCCTGGACGTCATCGCACCGCAGGGAGGAGATCAATGA
- a CDS encoding glycosyltransferase family 9 protein: protein MSSGTRLRVLVLRALGLGDLLTAVPALRALRRHLPGHEIVLAAPERLAEPAAATGLVDRLLPASGPGRAVPADLAWDGPPPDLAVDLHGNGPQSHQLLRRLRPGRLFAYAHPQMSDLSGPAWQPDEHERERWCRLLRWYGIKADPADLRIPPPTTPSPAPGAIVVHPGADAAARRWPKERFAAVARELHRGGHEVVVTAGGGEGALARFVATEAELPPAAVLGGARDVPFDQLAALVARARCVVVGDTGLAHLATALGTPSVVLFGPVAPRLWGPPADPRHRVLWHPGTDDSPRPGDAHGRHPDERLLRITVDEVVEAVRELPEPDTDPSYERTTTAQGLPPLP, encoded by the coding sequence GTGAGCTCCGGGACGAGGCTTCGGGTGCTGGTGCTGCGCGCGCTGGGACTGGGCGATCTGCTGACCGCGGTGCCCGCCCTGCGGGCGCTGCGACGTCACTTGCCCGGTCACGAGATCGTCTTGGCCGCCCCCGAGCGGCTGGCCGAGCCGGCGGCGGCCACCGGACTGGTGGACCGCCTGCTGCCGGCCTCCGGCCCCGGCCGGGCGGTGCCCGCGGACCTGGCCTGGGACGGGCCCCCGCCCGACCTCGCCGTGGACCTGCACGGCAACGGCCCTCAGAGCCATCAGCTGCTCCGTCGGCTGCGGCCCGGACGGCTCTTCGCGTACGCGCACCCGCAGATGTCCGACCTCTCCGGCCCCGCCTGGCAGCCCGACGAACACGAACGGGAACGCTGGTGCCGGCTCCTCCGCTGGTACGGCATCAAGGCGGACCCCGCTGACCTGCGCATCCCGCCGCCCACGACCCCCTCCCCGGCCCCCGGCGCCATCGTCGTCCACCCCGGAGCCGACGCCGCCGCCCGCCGCTGGCCCAAGGAACGGTTCGCGGCCGTGGCGCGGGAGCTGCACCGCGGCGGTCACGAGGTCGTCGTGACCGCGGGCGGTGGCGAGGGGGCCCTGGCGCGCTTCGTGGCAACGGAGGCGGAGCTGCCGCCCGCCGCGGTGCTGGGGGGCGCCCGCGATGTGCCGTTCGATCAGCTGGCCGCGCTGGTTGCACGCGCCCGCTGCGTGGTGGTCGGCGACACCGGGCTCGCCCATCTGGCCACGGCGCTCGGCACTCCGTCCGTCGTCCTGTTCGGCCCGGTCGCCCCTCGCCTGTGGGGACCGCCCGCCGACCCACGGCACCGGGTGCTGTGGCATCCCGGGACCGACGACTCGCCCCGCCCCGGGGACGCGCACGGCCGGCACCCGGACGAACGGCTCTTGCGGATCACGGTCGACGAAGTCGTCGAGGCGGTACGCGAATTGCCGGAGCCTGACACGGACCCGTCGTACGAGCGGACGACGACGGCGCAGGGCCTACCGCCGTTGCCGTAG
- a CDS encoding metallophosphoesterase family protein, with translation MIRVAAVGDIHMGLDSQGLLRPAFDTLPDCADLLLLAGDLTRHGTPEEARVVAEEVAGLPVPVVAVLGNHDHHDERPEEVAAVLRAAGVRVLEGQGTVVEVDGARVGVAGTKGFGGGFVGRSGSEFGEPLMKEFIRYTRRCADGLRTALDELAGQDCGTRVALTHFSPVPDTLAGEPPEIYPFLGSYLLAEAIDTAGADLAVHGHAHAGTEHGMTSGGVPVRNVAQPVIRRAFSVYHLHGHEEPATASASAGASG, from the coding sequence ATGATCCGCGTCGCGGCCGTCGGGGACATACATATGGGGCTGGACAGCCAGGGCCTGCTCAGGCCGGCTTTCGACACGCTGCCCGACTGTGCCGACCTGCTGCTCCTGGCCGGTGACCTGACCCGGCACGGCACGCCTGAGGAGGCGCGGGTGGTCGCCGAGGAGGTGGCCGGGCTGCCGGTGCCGGTCGTCGCCGTGCTCGGCAATCACGACCACCACGACGAGAGGCCGGAGGAGGTCGCCGCCGTTCTGCGCGCGGCGGGTGTGCGGGTTCTCGAGGGGCAGGGCACGGTCGTCGAGGTCGACGGCGCGCGTGTCGGCGTGGCGGGCACGAAGGGCTTTGGTGGCGGGTTCGTCGGCCGCAGTGGCAGTGAGTTCGGGGAGCCGCTGATGAAGGAGTTCATCCGGTACACGCGCCGCTGCGCCGACGGTCTGCGTACGGCTCTGGACGAACTGGCCGGGCAGGACTGCGGGACCCGGGTCGCGCTCACGCACTTCTCCCCCGTGCCCGACACGCTGGCCGGTGAGCCCCCGGAGATCTATCCGTTCCTCGGCAGCTATCTGCTGGCCGAGGCGATCGACACGGCGGGCGCGGACCTGGCCGTCCACGGACACGCCCACGCCGGTACGGAACACGGGATGACCAGCGGCGGCGTCCCGGTCCGCAATGTCGCGCAGCCGGTCATCCGCAGGGCGTTCAGCGTGTATCACCTGCACGGCCACGAGGAGCCGGCGACGGCTTCCGCCTCTGCGGGCGCCTCCGGCTGA
- a CDS encoding glycosyltransferase family 9 protein, whose translation MTSSRPLPRTLVVRLDSAGDVLLAGPAVRAVAAGSSYTALLCGPQGVQAGRLLPGVDEVLTYDAPWVGFEPAPVSRAETRRLLDTLSARRFDRALVLASYHQSPLPIALLLKLAGVGWTAADSEDYPGALLDLRHRRLPHRHEALAALDLARDAGFSLPPGDDGALCIEAPPDTTHLTGPEPYVVLHPGAAVPARAWSPARAARAVAALAAEGYRVVVTGGRAERDLTAQVAGRHALDLGGATDLRELAGVLAGARVAVTGNTGPAHLAAAVGTPVVSLFAPVVPAERWAPYGVPHVLLGDQDAPCADSRARHCPLPGHPCLDGIGDAEVLAAVAALDEDRTEADAEPPREGGGSETERGATV comes from the coding sequence ATGACCAGCTCCCGCCCCCTTCCCCGCACCCTCGTCGTGCGGCTCGACAGCGCCGGTGACGTGCTGCTCGCCGGGCCCGCCGTGCGTGCCGTTGCGGCCGGGTCCTCGTACACCGCCCTCTTGTGCGGGCCCCAGGGAGTGCAGGCGGGGCGGCTGCTGCCGGGGGTGGACGAGGTACTGACGTACGACGCTCCCTGGGTCGGGTTCGAACCGGCGCCGGTGTCGCGCGCGGAGACGCGCCGGCTGCTGGACACGCTGTCGGCGCGCCGTTTCGACCGGGCTCTCGTGCTTGCCTCGTATCACCAGAGTCCGTTGCCGATCGCGCTGCTGCTGAAGCTGGCCGGAGTCGGCTGGACGGCGGCCGACAGCGAGGACTACCCGGGAGCCCTGCTCGATCTGCGGCATCGCAGGCTGCCCCACCGGCACGAAGCGCTCGCGGCGCTCGACCTGGCCCGGGACGCCGGGTTCTCCCTGCCGCCCGGCGACGACGGGGCGTTGTGTATCGAGGCACCGCCCGACACCACGCACCTCACCGGACCCGAGCCGTACGTGGTGCTGCATCCCGGAGCCGCCGTACCGGCCCGTGCATGGAGTCCCGCCCGGGCGGCCCGGGCCGTCGCCGCCCTCGCCGCCGAGGGATACCGGGTCGTGGTCACCGGTGGGCGCGCGGAGCGGGACCTGACCGCGCAGGTCGCCGGACGCCACGCGCTGGATCTCGGCGGGGCCACCGATCTGCGGGAGCTGGCGGGCGTACTGGCCGGGGCGCGGGTGGCGGTGACCGGGAACACCGGGCCCGCGCATCTCGCCGCCGCGGTCGGGACGCCGGTGGTCTCCCTGTTCGCGCCGGTGGTTCCGGCGGAGCGCTGGGCCCCGTACGGCGTGCCGCATGTACTGCTCGGCGATCAGGACGCGCCGTGCGCGGACAGCAGGGCCCGCCACTGCCCGCTGCCGGGGCACCCCTGCCTCGACGGGATCGGCGACGCCGAGGTGCTCGCCGCCGTGGCGGCGCTCGACGAGGACCGCACGGAGGCCGACGCGGAGCCGCCCCGCGAGGGCGGCGGCTCCGAAACGGAACGAGGAGCGACCGTATGA
- a CDS encoding SDR family oxidoreductase: protein MGGAVQVDLHGKQALVTGGARGLGASITRKLAGAGASVLVADVRKDLAQELCDDLARAGRDASFVEMDVRDADAVAEIFRDLEETGQPVDVLVNNAAVDVTKPIEQLTADEVTRVVATNLLGPMYLCLETYRRMVARGGGHIVNILSTAANRTWTEAGPYSAGKAGLRAFTHTLFKEAQRDCVGIGVTGIIAGGMHTPFILDRFPDADVSMLQSPDIVADTVLYALSVPSGSAVAELVVVPRREPSWP from the coding sequence ATGGGCGGCGCAGTACAGGTCGATCTCCACGGCAAGCAGGCCCTCGTCACCGGCGGGGCACGAGGCCTGGGCGCCTCGATCACGCGGAAGCTGGCCGGAGCGGGAGCATCCGTACTGGTCGCCGACGTACGCAAGGACCTGGCCCAGGAACTCTGCGACGACCTTGCCCGCGCGGGCCGCGACGCAAGCTTCGTAGAGATGGACGTACGGGACGCCGACGCCGTCGCCGAGATCTTCCGGGACCTCGAGGAAACCGGGCAGCCGGTGGACGTGCTGGTCAACAACGCCGCCGTCGACGTCACGAAGCCGATCGAGCAGCTGACGGCCGACGAGGTGACACGGGTCGTCGCCACCAATCTGCTGGGGCCGATGTATCTGTGCCTGGAGACCTACCGGCGCATGGTCGCCCGAGGCGGCGGCCACATCGTCAATATCCTGTCCACGGCCGCGAACCGCACCTGGACCGAGGCCGGGCCCTACTCGGCGGGCAAGGCGGGGCTGCGCGCGTTCACCCACACCCTGTTCAAGGAGGCGCAGCGGGACTGTGTGGGGATCGGTGTCACGGGGATCATCGCCGGCGGCATGCACACGCCGTTCATCCTCGACCGGTTCCCGGACGCCGACGTCTCGATGCTGCAGAGCCCCGACATCGTGGCCGACACCGTCCTGTACGCCCTGTCGGTCCCGTCCGGCAGCGCGGTGGCCGAACTCGTCGTCGTCCCGCGCAGGGAACCGTCCTGGCCCTGA
- the rfaE2 gene encoding D-glycero-beta-D-manno-heptose 1-phosphate adenylyltransferase — MNEPKPLVVVGDVLLDEDIEGTATRLSPDAPATPVVDVTGDRRHPGGAGLAAALAARGGREVTLVTALGDDPASEAVRRDLRGRVNLLELPLDGTLPVKTRVLASGRPVVRIDRGGGTPGEPDDAVRDALAHAHAVLVADYGRHTATAVRAHLAAVAPRTPLVWDPHPKGDTPVPGARLVTPNAAEAQALRPGGDESLRAYAERGAELAAHWQAAGVAVTLGERGVLLTRPGTRTPMLVPAPYRATGDPCGAGDCFAATTAAALADGALPEEAVQRAVAEAAAFVSAGGAGNPALWRTDSASRPEDAPATDAFAVAERVRARGGTVVATGGCFDLLHAGHVGLLESARRIGDCLIVCLNSDASLARRKGPGRPLTPEPDRVRVLAALGSVDAVAVFEEDTPEALLSRLKPDVWVKGGDYSVQDLPEAEVLRTWGGQALVLPYLDGRSTTLLARRAARAAVPVRMPRP; from the coding sequence GTGAACGAACCGAAACCCCTCGTGGTCGTCGGAGACGTCCTGCTCGACGAGGACATCGAAGGCACCGCCACCCGGCTGTCCCCGGACGCCCCCGCCACCCCCGTCGTCGACGTCACCGGCGACCGGCGCCACCCCGGCGGAGCGGGCCTCGCCGCCGCACTGGCGGCCCGGGGCGGTCGCGAAGTGACCTTGGTGACCGCCCTCGGCGACGACCCGGCCAGCGAAGCCGTACGCCGTGACCTGCGCGGCCGGGTCAACCTGCTGGAGCTCCCCCTCGACGGCACCCTGCCGGTCAAGACCCGCGTCCTGGCCAGCGGCCGTCCCGTGGTGCGCATCGACCGGGGCGGCGGCACGCCCGGCGAGCCGGACGACGCGGTACGGGACGCGCTGGCCCACGCTCACGCCGTACTCGTCGCCGACTACGGACGCCACACAGCGACCGCCGTAAGAGCCCATCTCGCCGCGGTCGCCCCCCGCACACCCCTGGTCTGGGACCCCCACCCCAAGGGCGACACGCCGGTGCCCGGAGCCCGGCTCGTCACCCCGAACGCGGCGGAGGCACAAGCCCTGCGCCCCGGCGGCGACGAATCCCTGCGCGCGTACGCCGAGCGAGGCGCGGAACTCGCGGCCCACTGGCAGGCGGCGGGCGTCGCCGTGACCCTCGGGGAACGCGGTGTGCTGCTGACGAGGCCCGGCACCCGCACGCCGATGCTCGTCCCAGCGCCGTACCGGGCCACCGGCGACCCCTGCGGCGCGGGCGACTGCTTCGCCGCGACCACGGCCGCGGCTCTCGCGGACGGGGCCCTCCCGGAGGAGGCCGTACAGCGGGCGGTCGCCGAAGCCGCCGCGTTCGTGTCGGCGGGCGGCGCCGGAAACCCGGCACTGTGGCGCACGGACTCCGCGTCCCGTCCCGAGGACGCGCCCGCCACCGACGCCTTCGCCGTCGCCGAACGCGTCCGGGCACGCGGCGGCACGGTGGTCGCCACCGGCGGCTGCTTCGACCTCCTGCACGCCGGCCACGTCGGCCTCCTGGAAAGCGCCCGGCGAATCGGCGACTGCCTCATCGTGTGCCTCAACTCCGACGCGTCCCTAGCCCGCCGCAAGGGCCCGGGCCGCCCCCTCACCCCGGAGCCGGACCGCGTACGGGTCCTCGCCGCCCTCGGCAGCGTCGACGCCGTAGCGGTCTTCGAGGAGGACACTCCCGAAGCATTGCTGAGCCGCCTGAAGCCCGACGTGTGGGTAAAGGGCGGCGACTACTCCGTCCAGGACCTGCCCGAGGCGGAGGTGCTACGCACCTGGGGCGGCCAGGCGCTCGTCCTGCCCTACCTCGACGGCCGCTCCACCACGCTGCTGGCCCGCCGGGCCGCGCGGGCGGCCGTGCCTGTGCGGATGCCACGGCCGTGA
- a CDS encoding glycosyltransferase, translated as MNILLWHVHGSWTTAFVQGPHTYLVPVTPARDPDGLGRARTYSWPPAVHEATPEELRDTPVDLVVLQRPHELRLAEQWLGGRRPGRDIPAVYLEHNAPDGDVPRTRHPFADRDDLTLVHVTHFNRLFWDCGSTRTEVIEHGIVDPGHQYTGRLARAAVVVNEPVRRGRYTGTDLLPALSEAAPLDVFGMRTEGLAEHLGIPPDRCRTADLPQSELHAALAERRCYLHPVRWTSLGLSLLEAMHLGMPVVALATTEAVEAVPPVAGTLSTRPDVLARAVRHYMENPAAAAEDGARARQAALGRYGLKRFLDDWERVMTEARA; from the coding sequence ATGAACATCCTGTTGTGGCATGTGCACGGATCCTGGACGACGGCCTTCGTCCAGGGCCCGCACACATACCTCGTTCCCGTCACACCGGCCCGCGACCCGGACGGCCTCGGCCGCGCCCGTACGTACTCCTGGCCCCCCGCGGTACATGAAGCGACCCCCGAGGAACTGCGCGACACGCCAGTGGACCTGGTCGTTCTTCAACGGCCGCACGAGCTGCGACTCGCCGAGCAGTGGCTCGGCGGACGCCGCCCCGGGCGGGACATCCCAGCCGTGTACCTGGAACACAACGCACCGGACGGCGACGTCCCCCGCACCCGGCACCCGTTCGCCGACCGGGACGACCTGACCCTGGTCCACGTCACCCACTTCAACCGGCTGTTCTGGGACTGCGGCTCCACCCGTACCGAGGTGATCGAGCACGGCATCGTCGACCCGGGACATCAGTACACCGGCCGGCTCGCCCGCGCGGCCGTCGTCGTCAACGAGCCGGTGCGGCGCGGCCGTTACACCGGTACGGACCTCCTCCCCGCCTTGTCCGAGGCGGCACCGCTGGATGTCTTCGGCATGCGTACCGAAGGCCTCGCCGAGCATCTCGGCATCCCACCCGACCGCTGCCGCACCGCCGATCTGCCCCAGAGCGAGCTGCACGCGGCCCTCGCGGAGCGCCGCTGCTATCTGCACCCGGTGCGCTGGACGTCCCTCGGCCTCTCCCTGCTGGAGGCCATGCACCTGGGCATGCCCGTCGTCGCCCTCGCCACCACCGAGGCCGTCGAGGCGGTGCCGCCCGTCGCGGGCACCCTGTCCACCCGCCCCGACGTGCTCGCCCGGGCCGTACGCCACTACATGGAGAACCCCGCCGCCGCGGCCGAGGACGGCGCACGGGCCCGCCAGGCGGCTCTCGGACGGTACGGGCTCAAGCGTTTCCTGGACGACTGGGAGCGCGTGATGACGGAGGCGCGCGCATGA
- a CDS encoding hemerythrin domain-containing protein, giving the protein MAHEGNVITELVTDHREVEELFGRIEALPPGDKDRKLYADQATMELVRHSVAEEEYLYPAVRQYVPNGDAVADKEIDDHSKAEQIMKDLESCEASDAEFDRLIGSLMNEVRSHIADEEENLFPMLRTTASAEALDELGEKVRQAKKLAPTRPHPSAPDKPPANKLLAPGAGLVDRVRDVLTGRGKKS; this is encoded by the coding sequence ATGGCACACGAAGGAAACGTCATCACCGAGCTGGTGACAGACCACCGGGAGGTCGAGGAGCTCTTCGGCCGGATCGAGGCGCTGCCGCCCGGCGACAAGGACCGCAAGCTCTACGCCGACCAGGCCACCATGGAGCTCGTACGGCACTCGGTGGCCGAGGAGGAGTATCTGTACCCGGCCGTGCGGCAGTACGTCCCCAACGGGGACGCGGTGGCCGACAAGGAGATCGACGACCACTCCAAGGCCGAGCAGATCATGAAGGACCTGGAGAGCTGCGAGGCGAGCGACGCCGAGTTCGACCGGCTCATCGGCAGCCTGATGAACGAGGTCCGCTCGCACATCGCCGATGAGGAGGAGAACCTCTTCCCCATGCTGCGCACCACGGCTTCCGCCGAGGCCCTGGACGAGCTGGGTGAAAAGGTCCGGCAGGCGAAGAAGCTGGCGCCGACGCGTCCGCACCCCTCCGCACCGGACAAGCCCCCGGCCAACAAGCTCCTGGCACCCGGAGCCGGACTGGTCGACCGGGTGCGCGACGTGCTGACCGGGCGCGGGAAGAAGAGCTGA
- a CDS encoding D-sedoheptulose-7-phosphate isomerase, which translates to MTEFAASPALDAAHLHCRSLQQALGRFRRDGLGRVAEWGGRLAAALPAGGRLLAAGNGGSAAQAQHLTAELVGRYRQERPGYSAIALHAETSSVTAIGNDYGFEHVFARQVSAHGRPGDVLLLLSTSGRSPHLIRAAVTGRTAGLRVWAMTGPRPNPLAEAADEALCIDADSTATVQEAHLVAVHLLCESFDAALAPAPSTVAAHRRAS; encoded by the coding sequence ATGACGGAATTCGCAGCGTCCCCCGCACTCGATGCCGCGCATCTGCACTGCCGGTCACTGCAGCAGGCGCTCGGCCGGTTCCGCCGGGACGGTCTCGGCCGGGTCGCGGAGTGGGGCGGCCGGCTCGCCGCCGCCCTGCCCGCCGGCGGCCGGCTGCTGGCCGCGGGCAACGGCGGCAGTGCCGCACAGGCCCAGCATCTGACCGCCGAGCTGGTGGGACGGTACCGGCAGGAGCGGCCCGGCTATTCGGCCATCGCCCTGCACGCGGAGACGTCCAGCGTGACCGCCATCGGCAACGACTACGGGTTCGAGCACGTCTTCGCCCGGCAGGTGTCCGCCCACGGCCGCCCCGGAGATGTCCTCCTGCTCTTGTCCACGTCCGGCCGCAGCCCCCACCTGATCAGAGCCGCCGTGACGGGCCGTACGGCAGGGCTGCGCGTCTGGGCGATGACGGGGCCGCGGCCGAACCCGCTCGCGGAGGCCGCCGACGAGGCCCTGTGCATCGACGCCGACAGCACGGCGACCGTGCAGGAGGCCCACCTCGTCGCCGTACACCTCCTCTGCGAGTCTTTCGACGCGGCGCTCGCACCCGCCCCCAGCACGGTCGCCGCCCACCGGAGGGCATCGTGA
- a CDS encoding glycosyltransferase translates to MTYVSTPTDTSPGPLGPDTMDIALVSEHASPLAVLGGVDAGGQNVHVACLASALADRGHHVTVHTRRDSPDLPDRVPLREGVEVHHVPAGPPEPIPKDELLPHMGAFGRHLAKTWRDRPPDLVHSHFWMSGLASLWAAHRLRLPMLHTYHALGTVKRRHQQDADTSPPTRIAWETEVGLGCNRVLATCRDEVVELERMGIPAERITIVPCGVDTDRFTPRGPVAERGPYRHQLLQLGRLVPRKGAAVSIAALTRLPDTELVVVGGPTPDRLDTDPEVRRLREIARAGGVAHRVRFTGGVSSDDVPPLLRAADVVLCPADYEPFGIVPLEAMACAKPVVASAVGGQLDTVADPGTGRLVPPHDPEALARATGQLLADPAMREACGAAGRRRVLSRYGWSRVAAATEAAYCSVLDAAPAVTGVV, encoded by the coding sequence ATGACCTACGTCAGCACACCCACCGACACGTCCCCCGGCCCGCTCGGCCCCGACACCATGGACATCGCCCTCGTCTCCGAGCACGCGAGCCCCCTCGCCGTACTCGGCGGCGTCGACGCGGGTGGCCAGAACGTACACGTCGCCTGCCTCGCGAGCGCACTCGCCGACCGCGGCCACCACGTCACCGTCCACACCCGGCGCGACTCGCCCGACCTGCCCGACCGGGTGCCGCTGCGCGAAGGCGTCGAAGTGCACCATGTACCCGCGGGGCCGCCGGAGCCGATCCCCAAGGACGAACTGCTGCCCCACATGGGCGCCTTCGGCCGCCACCTCGCCAAGACCTGGCGGGACCGGCCGCCCGACCTGGTGCACTCGCACTTCTGGATGTCGGGCCTCGCCTCCCTGTGGGCGGCACACCGGCTGCGGCTGCCGATGCTGCACACGTACCACGCGCTCGGCACGGTCAAGCGACGCCACCAGCAGGACGCCGACACGAGCCCGCCCACCCGGATCGCCTGGGAGACGGAGGTGGGCCTCGGCTGCAACCGGGTGCTCGCCACCTGCCGCGACGAGGTCGTCGAACTGGAGCGGATGGGCATACCCGCCGAGCGGATCACCATCGTGCCGTGCGGCGTCGACACCGACCGCTTCACGCCCCGAGGGCCGGTCGCCGAGCGCGGCCCGTACCGCCACCAACTGCTCCAGCTGGGCCGCCTCGTCCCACGCAAGGGAGCCGCCGTCTCCATCGCCGCGCTGACCCGGCTGCCCGACACGGAACTCGTCGTGGTCGGCGGCCCCACGCCGGACCGGCTCGATACCGACCCCGAGGTGCGCCGGCTGCGCGAGATCGCCCGCGCGGGCGGAGTCGCCCACCGCGTCCGCTTCACCGGAGGGGTGTCCAGCGATGACGTGCCGCCGCTGCTGCGGGCCGCCGATGTGGTGCTGTGCCCCGCGGACTACGAGCCGTTCGGCATCGTGCCGCTGGAGGCGATGGCCTGCGCGAAGCCGGTCGTCGCCAGCGCCGTGGGCGGGCAGCTGGACACCGTCGCCGATCCGGGCACCGGACGCCTCGTACCGCCCCACGATCCCGAGGCCCTCGCTCGCGCGACCGGGCAGCTCCTCGCCGACCCGGCGATGCGCGAGGCCTGTGGGGCCGCCGGCCGGCGCCGCGTACTGAGCCGGTACGGCTGGTCGCGGGTCGCGGCGGCCACCGAGGCCGCGTACTGCTCGGTGCTCGACGCCGCGCCCGCCGTGACGGGGGTGGTCTGA